The proteins below are encoded in one region of Girardinichthys multiradiatus isolate DD_20200921_A chromosome 19, DD_fGirMul_XY1, whole genome shotgun sequence:
- the syne1b gene encoding nesprin-1 isoform X3 produces the protein MLPLSLRRQQVSEKLNEWTVFTEKYKELCEWLTNMESKVAQNGDISIEEMIEKLRKDYQEEITVAEDNKRHLHQLGERLAKASHQTKAIEIEQKLNNVSNRWQHLLDLIGARVKKLKETLVAVQQLDKNMSSLRSWLAHIEAELSKPIAYDSCDFQEIQRKLDQQQELQRDIEKHSTGVASVLNLCEVLLHDCDACATDAECDSIHQATRSLDRRWRSICALSMERRLRIEETWRLWQKFLEDFARFEEWLATSEKTAALPNSSGVLYTVAKEELKKFETFQRQVHESLTQLEIINKQYRRLARENRTDASCRLREMAHDANQRWDNLQKRVASILRRLKHFIMQREEFETARDGILVWLTEMDLQLTNIEHFSECDIQAKIKQLRSFQQEISLTTAKIEHIFHQGEALIEKSEPLDAAVIEEELEELQRYCQEVFGRVKRYYKKLIRLPLADDDTEVSFSDRELELDESGDLSSLPWNERLGDGFLSPLPSSGRSASLAAQFRAEPSGRDTPASVDSIPLEWDHDYDLSRGLESASRVLREQQSEEGDFLQRPASGLSDVMIPESPEAYVKLTEQTLRSSTGAAASADSHMHPLDVSRSHLQQMDNSRSRTPLSTEADASYMGYMRLLGECRGSIDTVKRMGCELKDEEDTVSGLADPSSSESQTSGVIERWELMQAQDLSKEMRSKQNQQQWQQLNSDLNNIWIWLGETEEELEQQRKLDVSTGIQIIELRIKKLKELQKAYDKRKPILLSVNLCSAEFLQSDTEESRELQAKLKDMNNSWDKLGSSLDGWRTSLQEALMQCQDFHEMSHGLLLWLENIDRRRNEIVPIDPIQDSDTLHEHHKTLTQIRQELLDSQLKVASLQDMSLQLLVNSQGSECLEAKEKVHVIGNRLKLLLKEVTRDLRELSKTLDITSSQQDLSSWSSADELDTSGSLSPVSGRSTPSRSRSQRGKCSLSQPGPSVSSPHHRSRSVVGSASCRSDLDLETARRSSFWCRVLWFALPFQLLLLLLVVLAFLLPLAEEDYCAQSNNFAHSFYPMLSYTNGPPPV, from the exons ATGCTTCCT CTTTCCCTGCGCAGGCAGCAGGTGAGCGAGAAGCTGAATGAGTGGACTGTTTTCACCGAGAAGTACAAGGAGCTCTGTGAGTGGCTCACCAACATGGAGAGCAAGGTGGCCCAAAATGGAGACATCAGCATTGAGGAGATGATTGAAAAGCTCCGCAAG GATTACCAGGAGGAGATCACAGTTGCAGAGGATAATAAGCGGCATTTACATCAGCTTGGAGAGCGCCTGGCCAAGGCCAGTCATCAGACCAAAGCCATTGAAATCGAACAGAAACTCAACAATGTCAGCAACCGCTGGCAACATCTCTTGGATCTCATTGGAGCTAG AGTGAAGAAGCTGAAGGAAACTTTGGTCGCTGTGCAGCAGCTGGATAAAAACATGAGCAGCCTGCGCTCTTGGCTCGCCCACATTGAGGCAGAGCTGTCTAAACCCATTGCCTATGACTCCTGTGACTTCCAAGAGATTCAAAGGAAGCTCGATCAGCAGCAG GAGCTTCAGCGTGATATAGAGAAGCACAGTACCGGAGTTGCATCAGTGCTGAATTTATGTGAGGTACTCCTGCATGACTGTGATGCTTGTGCCACTGATGCGGAGTGCGACTCAATCCATCAGGCAACACGTAGCCTTGATCGCCGCTGGAGGAGCATCTGTGCCTTGTCCATGGAGAGGAGACTAAG GATTGAGGAGACGTGGCGTTTATGGCAGAAATTTCTAGAAGACTTTGCTCGTTTTGAGGAGTGGTTGGCCACTTCAGAGAAAACTGCAGCTTTGCCCAACTCATCTGGTGTGCTGTACACAGTAGCCAAGGAGGAACTGAAGAAATTTGAG ACCTTCCAGAGACAAGTTCATGAAAGCCTGACCCAGCTGGAAATAATCAACAAGCAATATCGCCGCCTAGCGAGAGAAAACCGCACCGATGCCTCGTGTCGTCTGAGGGAAATGGCTCACGATGCTAACCAGCGATGGGACAACCTGCAGAAAAGGGTGGCATCCATCCTTCGCAGGCTAAAG CACTTTATAATGCAGAGAGAGGAGTTTGAAACGGCGAGAGATGGCATCTTAGTTTGGTTAACAGAGATGGACCTTCAGCTTACCAACATTGAGCACTTCTCAGAGTGCGACATTCAAGCTAAGATCAAACAACTCAGG TCGTTCCAGCAGGAGATTTCTCTGACAACAGCCAAGATTGAGCACATCTTCCACCAGGGGGAGGCACTGATAGAGAAAAGCGAGCCCCTGGATGCAGCTGTCATAGAGGAAGAACTGGAAGAGCTTCAGCGCTACTGTCAGGAAGTGTTTGGGCGAGTCAAGCGCTACTACAAAAAGCTAATTCGTCTTCCA cTTGCAGATGATGATACTGAAGTGTCATTCTCGGATCGTGAGCTTGAGCTGGACGAATCTGGAGATTTGTCCAGCCTACCATGGAATGAACGTTTGGGGGATGGTTTCCTTTCCCCTCTGCCCTCCTCTGGGCGCTCAGCCTCCCTGGCAGCTCAGTTTCGGGCCGAACCCTCTGGCAGGGACACACCTGCAAGTGTGGACTCCATCCCCCTTGAGTGGGACCATGACTATGACCTGAGCCGTGGCCTTGAGAGTGCCAGCAGAGTCCTCAGAGAGCAACAGAGTGAAGAGGGTGACTTTCTACAGCGCCCGGCCTCTGGCTTGTCAG ATGTAATGATTCCAGAGAGCCCTGAGGCCTATGTTAAACTAACAGAACAAACACTGAGGTCCTCCACTG GAGCGGCTGCCTCAGCAGATTCTCATATGCATCCTCTTGATGTCAGTCGTTCCCACCTGCAGCAAATGGACAACAGTCGCAGCCGCACTCCTTTAAGCACAGAAGCTGATGCATCATATATGGGCTAC ATGCGACTGTTGGGGGAATGTCGCGGCAGCATTGACACAGTGAAGAGGATGGGCTGTGAGCTGAAAGATGAAGAGGATACTGTGTCTGGACTGGCAGATCCTAGTAGTTCAGAGTCTCAGACATCAG GTGTGATTGAGCGCTGGGAGCTCATGCAGGCTCAGGATCTCAGTAAAGAAATGCGCTCCAAGCAGAACCAGCAACAGTGGCAGCAGCTGAACTCTGATTTAAACAATATTTGGATTTGGCTGGGAGAAACAGAGGAAGAGCTGGAGCAGCAGCGAAAACTGGACGTCAGCACAGGCATCCAGATAATTGAACTACGCATCAAAAAACTCAAG GAGCTGCAAAAGGCGTATGACAAGCGCAAGCCTATATTACTTTCCGTCAACTTGTGCAGTGCAGAGTTTCTGCAGTCAGACACAGAGGAGTCCAGAGAGCTGCAGGCCAAACTGAAAGACATGAACAACAGCTGGGACAAACTGGGCAGCtctttggatggatggaggacgTCCCTACAAGAAGCTCTAATGCAATGTCAA GACTTTCATGAAATGAGCCATGGTTTGCTCCTCTGGTTGGAAAATATTGATCGCAGAAGGAATGAGATAGTCCCTATTGACCCAATCCAGGACAGTGATACTCTTCATGAACATCATAAGACACTCACG CAAATCCGCCAGGAGTTATTGGACTCCCAGCTTAAAGTCGCATCACTACAAGACATGTCTCTCCAGTTGCTGGTCAACTCTCAGGGCAGTGAGTGCCTGGAGGCCAAGGAGAAGGTTCATGTCATTGGGAACCGCCTCAAACTGCTGCTAAAAGAAGTGACCCGAGACCTCAGAGAACTCTCTAAAACTCTGGACATTACAAGCAGCCAACAG GATTTGTCTTCTTGGTCGTCTGCTGATGAGTTGGACACGTCTGGCTCCCTCAGTCCAGTATCAGGAAGGAGTACACCGAGTCGGTCACGATCG CAACGGGGCAAATGTAGTCTGTCACAGCCTGGACCGTCTGTGAGCAGTCCACACCACAG